From Deltaproteobacteria bacterium, a single genomic window includes:
- a CDS encoding heavy-metal-associated domain-containing protein, with product MKQINRLMLVVLLLLSVQLFAAEKQALKMKIEGMTCGMCEAKVKKQLSSVCKEVVIDREKGEGVCSYQAPVTVEQILSEANKTGFKTTKLN from the coding sequence ATGAAACAGATCAATCGACTGATGCTCGTCGTATTATTACTTCTCTCAGTACAGCTCTTTGCCGCTGAGAAGCAGGCGCTCAAGATGAAGATTGAAGGGATGACCTGCGGGATGTGTGAGGCAAAGGTCAAAAAACAGCTCTCCTCGGTCTGCAAGGAGGTCGTGATCGATCGTGAAAAAGGGGAAGGTGTTTGCTCCTATCAGGCCCCTGTGACGGTTGAACAGATCCTTTCCGAGGCCAACAAGACCGGTTTTAAGACCACGAAGCTGAATTAG
- a CDS encoding NCS2 family permease encodes MKGILRRYFNLQEAGSSLRTEVLAGFTTFLTLAYIVFVNPTILKQTGMDGGALITATILSAVIGTLLMGIFAKQPFALAPGMGLNAYFAYTVVLGQGLPWQTALGAVFFSGIAFVLLSITKARLYIINSVPLSLKIAIAAGIGLFLTFIGLKNGGFITAHDVTLLTIGNLKSRDVIVSTAGLLVMTALLSRQMKGAILIGILVGTVLSIFLGIVKLPVAWISAPPSLAPLWMKMDLKAALALGPVAIIFTFLLVDFFDNMGTLIGLGKKAGMMDAKGNLNRMQQALITDGFAVITGACLGTSTVTTYIESAAGIQDGGRTGLTAIACAFFLFCLLFFSPIIAIIPASATAPALIVVGLMMAASIKELDMEDYTNALPTFLTVIMIPFTFSIARGIAIGFISYTLIKVLTGRWREVHWMMYLLSLALGLHLTI; translated from the coding sequence GTGAAGGGAATTCTACGACGATATTTTAATTTGCAAGAGGCGGGGAGTTCGCTTCGTACAGAGGTCCTGGCGGGGTTCACCACTTTTTTGACGCTCGCCTATATCGTCTTTGTCAATCCAACGATCCTGAAACAGACCGGAATGGATGGAGGGGCCCTGATCACCGCAACCATTTTGAGTGCGGTTATCGGAACTCTGCTGATGGGGATTTTTGCCAAACAGCCATTTGCACTCGCTCCCGGGATGGGCCTCAACGCCTATTTTGCCTATACCGTTGTTCTGGGCCAGGGACTTCCCTGGCAAACGGCGTTAGGGGCAGTCTTTTTCTCCGGTATTGCCTTTGTTCTGTTGAGCATCACCAAGGCACGGCTTTACATTATCAACTCCGTTCCGTTGAGCTTAAAGATCGCAATCGCCGCGGGGATTGGACTCTTTCTCACCTTTATTGGACTCAAAAATGGCGGTTTTATTACGGCGCATGATGTAACGCTGCTCACGATTGGAAATCTGAAATCACGCGATGTGATCGTTTCAACCGCCGGTCTTCTTGTGATGACTGCCCTCCTGTCCCGACAGATGAAAGGGGCGATCCTCATCGGTATTTTAGTCGGAACAGTTCTCTCCATTTTTCTCGGAATCGTAAAATTGCCGGTTGCCTGGATCAGCGCCCCCCCCTCGCTCGCCCCTTTATGGATGAAGATGGACTTGAAGGCGGCGCTCGCCCTTGGGCCAGTTGCCATCATCTTCACCTTCTTGCTCGTTGATTTCTTTGACAATATGGGGACCTTGATCGGGCTCGGCAAAAAGGCGGGGATGATGGACGCCAAGGGAAATCTCAACCGGATGCAACAGGCCTTGATTACGGACGGATTCGCCGTCATCACCGGTGCCTGTTTGGGAACCTCAACCGTCACCACTTATATTGAAAGTGCCGCCGGGATCCAGGATGGGGGACGAACCGGTCTCACGGCTATCGCCTGCGCCTTCTTTCTCTTCTGTCTCCTCTTTTTCTCACCAATCATCGCCATTATACCAGCCTCCGCCACAGCACCAGCCTTGATCGTTGTCGGCCTCATGATGGCTGCGTCCATTAAAGAATTAGATATGGAAGATTATACGAACGCCTTGCCAACCTTCCTCACGGTTATCATGATTCCGTTCACCTTCTCTATTGCCAGGGGGATCGCAATCGGGTTTATCAGCTACACCCTAATCAAGGTCCTGACCGGGCGGTGGCGAGAGGTGCATTGGATGATGTACCTTCTGTCGCTCGCCCTCGGCCTGCATTTAACAATCTGA
- a CDS encoding DUF167 domain-containing protein: MKISLIVKPNSRKESVEELPDGALQVRVNAPPIEGRANEAVIEVLAKHFSVPKSAVTILKGAKGKRKMVEIA; the protein is encoded by the coding sequence GTGAAGATCAGTCTGATTGTTAAACCTAATTCCCGGAAAGAGTCTGTGGAGGAACTCCCGGACGGCGCCCTCCAGGTCCGGGTCAATGCCCCACCGATTGAGGGACGGGCCAACGAGGCGGTGATTGAGGTGCTGGCTAAACATTTCTCAGTCCCAAAATCAGCCGTGACGATCCTCAAGGGGGCGAAGGGAAAGAGAAAGATGGTTGAGATTGCCTGA
- a CDS encoding cold-shock protein codes for METGTVKFFSEEKGFGFITPDKGGKDLFVHSSAVVNGPITKDDKVEFEIGQGKKGPCAEKVSRK; via the coding sequence ATGGAAACCGGTACCGTAAAGTTTTTCAGTGAAGAAAAGGGTTTTGGATTCATCACGCCTGACAAAGGTGGAAAGGATCTCTTCGTCCACTCTAGCGCCGTCGTGAATGGTCCTATTACCAAAGATGACAAGGTTGAGTTCGAAATCGGCCAGGGCAAAAAAGGTCCTTGCGCTGAAAAAGTAAGTCGTAAGTAG
- a CDS encoding ABC transporter permease subunit (The N-terminal region of this protein, as described by TIGR01726, is a three transmembrane segment that identifies a subfamily of ABC transporter permease subunits, which specificities that include histidine, arginine, glutamine, glutamate, L-cystine (sic), the opines (in Agrobacterium) octopine and nopaline, etc.), with protein sequence MKFFLLFTFFCSLAQANTLDKIRERGVLLWGADAAGAAPYLFPNPRDPNELIGFEVELAHTFAKELGVAGKQVQINWESLIPSLQKKDFDLSLDGIEITPDRQKVVLFSRPFFVYTEQLVVRKDESHIKQFEDLKGKKVGTLAASAAMEILENLGGVHIQVYESQVQPYDDLVLGRIDAVFLDLPIAEYFGRPNPKLKFLGEPIGEGYYGVAIRKEDVELKMEIDRIIEKLLKNGTLQGIYEKWGIWNKSQEKLLQWDERTSITGLEQAHSEVPLSSFLPTLLRGARTTIFLSCASMGLAILLGLFLTLIRLYGPRPLSDLSYLYIEIYRGTPILVQLFILYYGLPNIGITLSPIAASIIGLGMNYAAYEAEAYRAGISAIPKGQLEAGSALGMTRVHIISRILLPQAIRISLPVVTNDFIALFKDSSIVSMVAMVELTKTYTILATTKMRFFELGLVTAFLYFAMSYPLSFLSRHLEKKMKRGFV encoded by the coding sequence ATGAAGTTTTTTCTACTGTTTACTTTTTTTTGTTCTTTGGCACAAGCCAACACCCTCGATAAGATCAGAGAGCGCGGTGTTCTGCTGTGGGGTGCCGATGCCGCCGGAGCCGCTCCCTACCTTTTTCCAAATCCGCGAGACCCAAACGAACTGATCGGCTTCGAAGTAGAACTGGCCCATACCTTTGCAAAAGAACTGGGAGTGGCCGGGAAACAGGTCCAGATCAATTGGGAGAGTCTTATCCCATCGCTTCAAAAAAAAGATTTCGATCTTTCACTGGACGGGATTGAAATTACCCCTGACCGCCAAAAGGTGGTCCTCTTCTCAAGGCCGTTCTTTGTCTACACGGAACAGCTCGTTGTCCGAAAAGATGAAAGCCACATCAAGCAATTTGAAGATCTGAAGGGGAAAAAGGTTGGAACGCTTGCTGCCTCAGCCGCCATGGAAATCCTGGAAAATCTCGGTGGGGTCCATATCCAGGTCTACGAATCGCAGGTCCAGCCTTACGATGATCTGGTGCTGGGAAGAATCGACGCCGTCTTTCTCGATCTGCCCATCGCGGAATATTTTGGAAGGCCAAACCCAAAGCTCAAGTTTCTGGGGGAACCGATTGGGGAGGGATACTACGGTGTCGCGATCCGCAAGGAAGATGTAGAACTTAAAATGGAGATCGACCGTATCATTGAAAAACTGTTAAAGAACGGGACGCTACAGGGAATTTACGAGAAATGGGGGATCTGGAATAAATCTCAGGAAAAACTCCTCCAGTGGGACGAAAGGACGAGTATCACAGGGCTGGAACAGGCCCATTCGGAGGTGCCTCTCTCCAGTTTTCTGCCAACCCTCCTGCGGGGGGCCAGGACCACAATCTTCCTTTCTTGCGCCTCGATGGGACTGGCAATTCTATTGGGCCTCTTTCTTACACTGATCCGACTGTACGGCCCAAGACCTCTCAGCGACCTCTCCTACCTCTACATTGAGATCTATCGGGGAACCCCGATCCTGGTTCAACTTTTTATCCTCTACTATGGCCTTCCAAATATCGGGATTACCTTAAGTCCTATTGCCGCTTCTATCATAGGACTGGGGATGAATTACGCCGCCTACGAGGCAGAGGCCTACCGGGCAGGCATTTCCGCCATCCCCAAGGGACAGCTGGAGGCTGGTTCGGCCCTCGGAATGACGCGAGTCCATATTATCAGCCGTATCCTGCTTCCCCAAGCGATCCGGATCAGCCTGCCTGTCGTAACAAACGACTTTATCGCCCTTTTTAAAGATTCTTCGATTGTCTCGATGGTGGCAATGGTCGAACTCACAAAGACCTATACCATTCTTGCAACAACCAAGATGCGATTCTTTGAATTGGGACTGGTCACAGCCTTTCTCTACTTCGCAATGAGTTATCCATTGTCATTCTTGAGTCGACATCTGGAAAAAAAGATGAAAAGGGGATTTGTATGA
- a CDS encoding glutathione S-transferase domain-containing protein produces MKIIRWLLGKIILLVETLFAPRGIERSAKEQAKVDQQTMQLALYQFKACPFCVKVRFTMKRLGLNIVTRDAQNNPLHKKELIEQGGQYMVPCLRIVKEDGTAQWLYESTDITRYLTEKFSS; encoded by the coding sequence TTGAAAATAATCCGCTGGCTTTTAGGAAAAATCATCTTGCTTGTTGAGACACTCTTTGCCCCCAGAGGAATTGAGCGTTCTGCCAAAGAGCAAGCGAAGGTCGATCAACAAACCATGCAACTGGCCCTTTATCAGTTCAAGGCCTGTCCCTTTTGCGTCAAGGTCCGCTTCACGATGAAACGGTTGGGGTTGAACATTGTTACACGGGATGCGCAAAACAATCCCCTTCACAAAAAAGAGCTGATTGAACAGGGAGGACAGTACATGGTCCCTTGTCTTCGTATCGTAAAGGAAGACGGCACCGCTCAGTGGCTGTATGAATCAACGGATATTACCCGCTACCTCACCGAGAAATTCTCGAGTTAG
- the hpt gene encoding hypoxanthine phosphoribosyltransferase, which yields MDIEPLLGEEQIRKRIQELANQINKDFAGEKITVVGVLKGAFVFMADLVRYLKGPLTCDFLRMSSYDSDGKSTGTIRLEFDLTQPVEGKHVLLVEDIVDTGLTASYLLKHLKQKNPKTVKLCTFLHKPVDKVHVPIDYLGFEIPNEYVVGYGLDLDGKFRHLPYLARVINL from the coding sequence ATGGATATCGAGCCTCTTTTGGGTGAAGAACAGATCCGAAAGCGAATTCAGGAGCTTGCCAATCAGATCAACAAAGATTTTGCGGGCGAGAAGATTACCGTTGTTGGGGTGCTCAAGGGGGCGTTTGTCTTTATGGCGGACCTCGTCCGATACCTGAAGGGTCCCCTAACATGTGATTTTTTAAGGATGTCGAGCTACGACTCCGATGGAAAGTCGACCGGTACGATCCGTCTCGAATTTGATCTGACCCAACCGGTCGAAGGAAAGCATGTCCTTCTCGTGGAAGATATCGTCGACACCGGACTCACCGCCTCTTACCTGTTGAAACATCTGAAGCAGAAGAATCCAAAGACGGTCAAATTGTGCACATTCCTTCATAAACCGGTCGACAAGGTCCATGTCCCGATCGATTATCTTGGGTTTGAAATTCCCAATGAATACGTTGTTGGTTATGGTTTGGACTTGGACGGTAAATTCCGACATCTCCCCTATCTTGCCAGGGTGATAAACTTGTGA
- a CDS encoding GIY-YIG nuclease family protein: MLQSHDGLFYTGYTTNLDRRLKEHQSGSPNLMKGTVEKCHLLRSPRRRLLDVPSSTPASRLLEVPCSWAFLNSPQKPFFNTPKGEGLTSDPQMP, encoded by the coding sequence ATCCTCCAAAGCCATGACGGCCTTTTTTACACAGGATACACCACCAATCTTGATCGCAGACTCAAAGAGCATCAATCCGGTTCTCCAAATCTCATGAAAGGGACTGTTGAAAAATGCCATCTGCTGCGTTCCCCTCGTCGCCGGCTCCTCGACGTACCCTCAAGTACGCCTGCGTCGCGGCTCCTCGAGGTGCCTTGCAGCTGGGCATTTTTGAACAGTCCCCAAAAGCCATTTTTCAACACACCCAAAGGTGAGGGGTTAACAAGTGACCCGCAGATGCCTTGA
- a CDS encoding enoyl-CoA hydratase/isomerase family protein: MSILLSERQGAILSLTLNRPEKANALSTELIEALHLAFQSAEKAADLLVITLTGVGGNFCSGADTDEFKKGAEGRRRAVEGYCELVQSIQQFSKPFLVGVEGGAVGGGLGLVALADLVIASEKAHFRTPELTLGLFPFIISPLLVPVIGKKHFFEMVYTGRPVGSDQAREWGLVNEVVTSEMLGGSLFSLAGLIAKAPLETLQRGKRTVREGPSFQKLGEELLALLGRSPLHPPKP, translated from the coding sequence ATGTCCATTCTTCTCTCAGAACGACAAGGGGCGATCCTTTCGCTCACGCTCAATCGCCCTGAAAAGGCGAATGCCCTTTCGACGGAGTTGATTGAGGCGTTGCACCTCGCCTTTCAATCAGCGGAAAAGGCAGCGGATCTTTTGGTCATCACCCTGACGGGTGTGGGAGGAAATTTTTGTTCCGGGGCGGATACCGATGAATTCAAGAAAGGGGCTGAAGGACGTCGACGGGCCGTTGAAGGATATTGTGAGCTGGTTCAGTCGATCCAGCAGTTTTCGAAACCGTTTCTTGTCGGCGTTGAGGGGGGGGCGGTCGGAGGGGGGCTTGGACTGGTAGCCCTTGCCGATCTGGTAATCGCCTCCGAGAAGGCGCATTTCAGGACGCCTGAGCTGACATTGGGTCTTTTCCCTTTCATCATCTCTCCACTCCTCGTACCGGTCATCGGCAAAAAGCATTTTTTTGAGATGGTCTACACCGGAAGGCCTGTTGGTTCCGACCAGGCACGTGAGTGGGGGCTGGTCAATGAGGTTGTCACATCGGAAATGCTTGGCGGTAGCCTGTTTTCCTTGGCGGGCCTTATTGCGAAGGCACCCCTGGAAACCCTCCAGCGAGGGAAACGTACCGTGAGAGAGGGGCCCTCATTTCAAAAACTGGGTGAGGAACTCTTGGCTCTTTTAGGACGATCCCCTTTACATCCTCCAAAGCCATGA
- a CDS encoding DEAD/DEAH box helicase, with translation MKTAEGDGADFETLKLDPNLLKGIHHLGFLRPTPIQTQAIPPILAGRDVIGLAQTGTGKTAAFVLPILHRLLKSPSCRSPRALIIAPTRELALQSMDHLKALSRFVHLKGTAIFGGVSFQPQISAIQNGIDILSATPGRLLDHVEAGRLKLSKIETFVLDEVDQMLNMGFLPAIQKIIQLLPSPRQNLVFSATLSAQMSALVHKILTNPVTVQVGQRSSAATGIRHAVYPVPRHLKIELLVDILRGQGMTSVLIFTRTKRNADRLGLKLQKRGFVVSVIHGDRNQNQRLRALSDFRSGRSQILVATDVAARGIDVEEITHVINLDVPEAPETYIHRIGRTARGDATGDAFTLVDRQEEPLIRDIERLLKQALPRVTLPDFDYKKPKLDVPHHPPQQHRHSQWRGSHRRQGRP, from the coding sequence GTGAAAACAGCTGAGGGTGACGGTGCTGATTTTGAAACACTCAAGCTTGATCCTAATCTTTTAAAGGGAATCCACCACCTAGGTTTCTTAAGGCCGACGCCGATCCAGACCCAGGCAATTCCACCGATTCTCGCGGGTCGGGACGTTATTGGACTTGCCCAGACGGGAACCGGAAAAACCGCGGCATTCGTTCTCCCCATCCTCCATCGCTTGCTCAAGTCACCCTCATGCAGGTCGCCACGGGCACTTATTATTGCACCGACACGAGAATTGGCGCTCCAGTCGATGGATCATCTGAAGGCACTTTCCCGGTTTGTTCATTTAAAAGGAACCGCCATTTTTGGTGGCGTTTCGTTTCAACCTCAAATTTCGGCAATCCAGAACGGGATTGACATTCTCTCGGCAACACCAGGCCGCTTGCTTGACCATGTAGAGGCCGGTCGCCTGAAACTCTCCAAAATTGAAACGTTTGTATTGGATGAAGTGGATCAGATGTTAAACATGGGCTTCCTTCCCGCCATTCAAAAAATCATACAACTCTTGCCTTCACCGAGGCAAAATCTGGTTTTTTCGGCAACGCTCTCAGCTCAGATGTCGGCCCTCGTGCACAAAATTCTAACGAACCCGGTGACGGTTCAAGTGGGGCAAAGATCTTCTGCCGCCACGGGGATCCGGCATGCCGTCTATCCGGTGCCACGCCATCTTAAGATAGAGCTTTTGGTGGATATCCTGCGGGGTCAAGGGATGACATCGGTGTTGATTTTCACCCGCACCAAACGGAATGCCGATCGACTGGGGCTTAAACTGCAAAAGAGGGGTTTTGTGGTCTCCGTGATTCATGGAGACCGCAATCAAAATCAGCGCCTTCGGGCATTGAGCGATTTTCGGAGTGGACGAAGCCAGATCTTGGTTGCCACCGACGTGGCTGCACGGGGGATCGATGTGGAAGAGATTACGCATGTCATCAATCTGGATGTTCCAGAGGCCCCGGAGACCTACATTCATCGGATCGGTCGTACCGCGCGCGGCGATGCCACGGGAGATGCCTTTACATTGGTCGACCGTCAAGAGGAGCCATTGATTCGGGATATTGAGCGCTTACTGAAGCAGGCGTTGCCGCGGGTAACCCTTCCTGATTTTGATTACAAAAAACCAAAGCTGGACGTACCCCATCACCCACCCCAGCAGCACAGGCATTCCCAGTGGAGAGGGTCGCATCGTAGGCAAGGCCGACCTTAA
- a CDS encoding amino acid ABC transporter ATP-binding protein — MIHVRNLYRICDEQVLLKGINLEVKEGEAVAIVGPSGSGKSTLLRCLNGLEYFQQGEVDVGPIELHSIERLKPKAKDREAIRQIRLTLGMVFQHLNLFPHMTVLQNIIEAPVSVLKISREEAILRARELLEKVNLHRKEDRYPATLSGGEQQRVAIARALAMKPKAMLFDEPTSALDPEMTGEVLVVIRDLIDEGMTTIMAAHEMSFAREMADTIIVLNQGEIIEQGSPEEVFNNPQSERTKAFLRRVVRRRRLRKKPLLVPPQNLVVVK, encoded by the coding sequence ATGATTCATGTCAGGAATCTGTACCGGATCTGCGATGAGCAGGTCCTGCTTAAGGGAATTAATCTGGAAGTGAAAGAGGGGGAGGCGGTGGCAATCGTCGGCCCTTCCGGAAGCGGGAAGAGCACACTCCTTCGGTGCCTTAACGGCCTTGAATATTTTCAGCAGGGAGAAGTCGATGTCGGACCGATTGAACTGCATTCTATCGAGAGGCTCAAACCGAAGGCCAAGGATCGGGAGGCGATCCGCCAGATTCGCTTGACGCTAGGAATGGTCTTTCAGCATCTCAATCTCTTTCCCCATATGACCGTCCTGCAGAATATTATTGAGGCCCCCGTCTCGGTGCTGAAAATTTCCAGGGAAGAGGCGATTTTACGGGCGCGGGAACTTCTTGAGAAGGTCAATCTGCATCGGAAAGAAGACCGCTATCCGGCGACCCTATCCGGTGGAGAACAGCAACGGGTTGCCATCGCAAGGGCGTTAGCCATGAAACCAAAGGCAATGCTTTTTGATGAACCAACCTCGGCCCTTGACCCGGAAATGACCGGCGAGGTTCTGGTGGTAATCCGCGATCTGATTGATGAAGGGATGACCACCATCATGGCAGCCCACGAGATGAGTTTTGCAAGGGAGATGGCCGATACCATTATTGTACTCAATCAGGGGGAGATCATTGAACAGGGCTCCCCGGAAGAGGTCTTTAACAACCCCCAATCGGAAAGGACCAAGGCATTTTTACGTCGTGTCGTCCGGCGACGGAGGCTCCGAAAGAAGCCTCTGCTGGTTCCACCACAAAATCTGGTTGTTGTTAAATAG
- a CDS encoding HEAT repeat domain-containing protein, whose translation MVEKLKVSEITPNPKTQALLRQIGNRDEIIEKSEIDQPKAPGERPDGYLDCTATPSKWSGYQFGLVQAALYDAGLITNLRDKVCGGHTFQDETLEKNYNAVLQGLNIPDGRLPAIHYLASIVTGGQRFLGGDLSPDHERKIKTRLARIIVELGGLTYFEEQSRKDSGALFLLRFMSGPDTEHLIPIFERAVFSEDKTSHHEKASAVEGLQNIGTPRAESVLLQAFDSNETAVLALDALYEMGTPAALRRLEESRERIRKIGEEMKYDMEALLDKAIWKIRERAGQLGDRRIVSYSSPYSYFMDLGYTFNHTSHFETQVLRSDYRYRPDREKIVARISRDPGDRYIVTILDDQLYEKIKANPPDWQRVNLDKD comes from the coding sequence ATGGTTGAGAAGCTGAAAGTATCCGAGATTACCCCCAACCCAAAAACTCAGGCCCTCCTTCGCCAGATTGGCAACCGGGATGAAATCATTGAGAAATCAGAGATCGATCAACCGAAAGCTCCTGGGGAGAGGCCGGACGGTTATCTTGACTGTACAGCCACCCCTTCCAAATGGTCTGGCTATCAATTTGGACTCGTTCAAGCTGCCCTTTACGATGCCGGCCTCATTACCAATCTAAGAGACAAGGTTTGCGGAGGTCACACCTTCCAGGATGAGACATTGGAGAAAAACTATAACGCCGTTCTCCAAGGACTTAACATCCCGGATGGCCGCCTTCCGGCCATCCATTACTTGGCAAGTATCGTGACAGGAGGCCAACGTTTTTTGGGAGGAGATTTAAGCCCAGACCACGAAAGGAAGATTAAGACCCGCCTCGCAAGGATCATCGTCGAGCTCGGAGGACTGACCTATTTTGAAGAACAATCCAGAAAAGATTCAGGTGCCTTGTTCCTGCTCCGCTTTATGAGTGGTCCCGATACAGAACATCTCATCCCGATTTTCGAAAGAGCCGTTTTCTCTGAGGATAAGACGTCGCACCACGAAAAGGCATCGGCTGTTGAGGGGCTACAGAACATCGGTACCCCCCGTGCTGAATCGGTCTTGCTTCAGGCGTTTGATTCGAATGAGACAGCAGTCTTGGCGTTGGATGCACTCTACGAGATGGGGACCCCAGCCGCGTTGAGGCGACTCGAGGAGTCTCGTGAACGGATCCGGAAGATTGGTGAAGAGATGAAGTACGACATGGAGGCTTTGCTGGACAAGGCAATATGGAAGATCCGCGAGCGTGCTGGTCAACTGGGTGATCGTAGAATTGTGAGTTACTCCAGCCCTTACTCCTATTTCATGGATCTGGGATACACCTTTAATCACACCAGCCATTTTGAAACCCAAGTGCTCAGATCAGATTATCGCTACCGTCCCGATAGAGAGAAAATTGTTGCCCGTATTTCACGCGATCCCGGCGACAGATACATCGTCACTATCCTGGACGATCAGCTATACGAAAAGATAAAAGCCAACCCACCCGATTGGCAACGTGTCAATTTGGATAAGGATTGA
- a CDS encoding HAD family phosphatase, translating to MERSVIVFDLGGVLIDWNPRHFYRNFFGGNEEEMEWFLAEVCNYEWNSHHDLGATFEENSRGLIEQYPQYKAAIQAYFFEFEKMLGPPMQGSLDIVKELSDRGQPLYVLTNWSAETFPRAREIFPFLSWFKGIVVSGEVRMAKPDPAIFYRLLDTFSFRAEEAVFIDDREENVVAAERIGFYPIHFQSPQHLRHELVSLGLLTSRAL from the coding sequence ATGGAGCGGTCTGTTATCGTTTTTGACCTTGGGGGCGTCCTCATCGACTGGAATCCGCGGCACTTCTACCGGAATTTTTTTGGCGGGAATGAAGAAGAGATGGAATGGTTCCTCGCGGAGGTCTGTAACTATGAATGGAACTCGCACCACGATCTGGGAGCTACTTTTGAAGAGAATTCTCGGGGCTTGATTGAGCAATATCCTCAGTATAAGGCCGCGATTCAGGCCTACTTTTTTGAGTTCGAAAAAATGCTCGGTCCGCCGATGCAGGGGAGCCTGGATATTGTAAAGGAGCTCTCTGACAGGGGGCAACCGCTGTACGTATTGACCAATTGGTCGGCAGAGACTTTTCCGCGCGCCCGAGAGATATTCCCATTCTTATCATGGTTTAAGGGGATTGTCGTGTCAGGGGAGGTTCGCATGGCCAAACCGGACCCGGCTATTTTTTATCGACTCCTCGACACCTTCTCATTTCGTGCCGAGGAGGCTGTTTTTATTGATGACCGTGAGGAGAATGTCGTTGCCGCAGAAAGAATTGGGTTTTACCCGATCCATTTCCAATCTCCCCAGCATCTTCGTCATGAGCTGGTTTCTCTTGGGTTGCTTACATCACGGGCGTTATGA
- a CDS encoding beta-mannanase, with amino-acid sequence MALEIWIVVLGLMSCFSSKEESTPLISHGITTHRWSSFVTRGEGQVDAIKTEVDAYEAAAGRAVAWVAFGHEWETDGRAFPSSVATSIKDRGATPLIFLNLRSVDEGADPIYTLAKIISGEFDSDLAAWADGAKNFGSELIVNWGWEMNGDFNPWNGSHNGGETEGPKNFQKAYRHIIELMDNRGATNIHWGFHVNIPASPKEAWNDFENYYPGNDVIDCTGVSLYGAQAPTDESMIEFISNFDAFYSRLIAMAPDKPVFVFEFATTSINSGGKNQATWADEALEAILSGRWSQVRGFAWWNDYWDWAGDDNPANDTEMRVEAVPDLTTVFKTRLSASNIGDRPPIFK; translated from the coding sequence ATGGCTTTGGAAATTTGGATTGTTGTTTTGGGATTGATGAGCTGTTTCTCTTCCAAAGAAGAGAGTACACCCCTCATCTCCCACGGTATTACAACCCATCGTTGGAGTAGTTTTGTTACACGTGGCGAGGGTCAGGTAGATGCCATCAAGACTGAGGTGGATGCCTATGAGGCTGCTGCGGGCCGTGCAGTTGCCTGGGTGGCGTTCGGACACGAATGGGAGACGGACGGCCGCGCGTTTCCTTCGAGTGTTGCAACTTCTATCAAGGATCGAGGAGCCACCCCACTGATCTTTCTGAATCTTCGCAGTGTTGATGAAGGAGCAGATCCGATTTACACGTTGGCCAAGATTATTTCTGGCGAGTTTGACTCGGATCTCGCCGCCTGGGCAGACGGGGCCAAGAACTTTGGATCAGAACTCATCGTAAACTGGGGATGGGAAATGAATGGGGATTTTAACCCATGGAACGGTTCCCATAACGGCGGGGAGACCGAAGGACCAAAGAATTTTCAAAAGGCATATCGCCACATCATTGAACTGATGGACAACCGTGGAGCGACCAATATTCATTGGGGATTCCATGTCAATATTCCAGCAAGCCCGAAGGAGGCATGGAATGATTTCGAGAATTACTATCCGGGTAATGACGTGATCGATTGTACCGGTGTTTCCCTCTATGGGGCACAAGCACCAACGGACGAGTCCATGATTGAATTTATTTCAAATTTCGACGCGTTCTATTCGCGGCTGATTGCGATGGCACCCGACAAGCCTGTTTTTGTCTTCGAGTTTGCGACGACATCGATCAACTCAGGCGGAAAAAACCAGGCGACGTGGGCCGACGAAGCGTTAGAAGCAATCCTCTCAGGTCGCTGGTCCCAGGTTCGTGGTTTCGCTTGGTGGAATGACTATTGGGATTGGGCTGGCGATGATAATCCCGCCAATGACACAGAAATGCGTGTTGAGGCAGTGCCCGATCTGACAACTGTTTTCAAAACGAGACTTTCAGCGAGTAATATTGGTGATCGCCCGCCGATTTTTAAATGA